One stretch of Anguilla anguilla isolate fAngAng1 chromosome 5, fAngAng1.pri, whole genome shotgun sequence DNA includes these proteins:
- the LOC118227518 gene encoding uncharacterized protein LOC118227518: MNGHVENKWARLPKAWEDPGNTPNEEALVNEETATRTLSNDIDGMPLSYEEEINKEEDAASINPPTQVSDGVERAEARDECLRVTEEALATLQRDVAKSLVTVLDSLDRGQRLRRRARDAERRSEKERWRKSRAETEKLMKRWAEKWEGGRRTEGWSCEKEEEDEEEEAITGMCLEVRRQVQMSMEKAESEREEEVTESDSMVAKQELAIMEVLMDQLGAVEETCRGHCKIIQDRMTHLWEKIEKNRSVRTENSGISEQFPSSVTPLAILKPCLVRGRRPLLPPIASLNEEGGERSAIHIRTGAPTQGVMWHMEPLAENRRNKKKRKKKVEMTGGEEEEVPEKNEECQNIRKSWKQRLTEWLHAPLCGCAVRCY; encoded by the exons ATGAATGGGCATGTTGAAAATAAATGGGCAAGACTGCCCAAGGCATGGGAAGATCCT GGCAACACTCCTAATGAGGAAGCCCTGGTAAATGAAGAAACAGCCACGAGGACACTCAGCAAT GATATTGACGGGATGCCACTGTCATACGAAGAAGAGATAAACAAAGAAGAGGATGCTGCCTCAATCAACCCACCC ACCCAAGTGTCAGATGGAGTGGAGCGGGCCGAGGCCAGGGACGAGTGCCTGCGGGTGACGGAGGAGGCCCTGGCCACCCTCCAGCGTGACGTGGCCAAGAGCCTGGTCACCGTACTGGACAGCCTGGACCGGGGCCAGCGCCTGCGGAGGAGGGCGAGGGACGCCGAGAGGAGGAGCGAGAAGGAGCGGTGGAGGAAGAGTCGCGCGGAGACGGAGAAGCTGATGAAACGGTGGGCGGagaagtgggagggggggaggaggactgAGGGTTGGAGCTgcgagaaggaggaggaggatgaggaggaagaggccatCACCGGGATGTGCCTGGAGGTGAGGAGGCAGGTGCAGATGTCGATGGAGAAGGCCGAGTctgagcgggaggaggaggtcACAGAGAGCGACAGCATGGTAGCCAAGCAGGAGCTGGCCATCATGGAGGTGCTCATGGACCAGCTGGGGGCAGTAGAGgagacctgcagggggcactgtAAAATTATTCAGGACAGAATGACGCATCTGTGGGAGAAGATAGAGAAGAACAGATCAGTGCGGACTGAGAACAGTGGGATCAGTGAACAGTTCCCT AGTTCAGTGACTCCTCTAGCTATCCTCAAGCCCTGCCTGGTGCGTGGGAGAAGGCCCCTGCTGCCACCTATCGCATCCCTGAATGAGGAGGGGGGCGAGCGCAGTGCTATTCATATTAGGACAGGGGCTCCCACACAG ggcgtTATGTGGCACATGGAGCCACTGGCAGAGAACCGcaggaataaaaagaaaaggaaaaagaaggtAGAGATgacgggaggggaggaggaagaagtgCCGGAGAAGAATGAAGAGTGCCAGAACATCAGGAAGAGCTGGAAGCAGAG gctGACTGAATGGCTTCATGCACCACTGTGTGGATGTGCAGTTAGATGCTACTGA
- the fam193a gene encoding protein FAM193A, which yields MSPTDAKRGAKRRKNKRGGGSSCSSTVSSSSGKAGALATARSSQAAGTPASVMGLLSAGSTGNGNPGGIMGLNGEFTPWLGGVLSLPGGDDRKGTLFSPTRGLSEAQPSFPASEQVTVNGTQFSEGPVNSDFSGVMQSPFTFGLGQRAPYSSGDRCLLCRGERKDASLLDAGVLGSNGASLSPPAKANSVLQLPLWVCPDCRRTVEKEERHAALEQSLGNQDFLLHMPVAQEPGGMQALPPPDPSVAPPADTPCSCEACSERRDISAESERESQQLQNYWSEVRYLVRCIYRQTGTPLADDHDQPLERDKEGMRELVDRLCEKDPYQLYQRLEQQAREYVLEMKVRLLKHLSAGSKGASAVQGPPQAHQFISLLLEEYSALCQAARTISTFLLTLEREHLHKFQVTWELHNKHLFENLVFSEPILHNSLPALVSQLRHGTASHDSYSEDMYRALLERYHQLDQEMNVVAVEWLECEKRIDDYVDEQLLFKVEGQNHTNQRTEPHKSLISKNMSLKTKQRLLKEDWEFFKQRRFIEEQLTNSKKSLTADSNFTDTMRQMLSSRLSIPDCPNCNYRRRCTCDDCSLSHILTCGIMDSPIADDDLHVKLPLQPEPHPPSISSASSASGSASGSSSPVITVQQHHPNLLLADSCPAPAFDDDDEVPQLSAKFADIYPLSGYEDAEVAAGMNGIHGDLNGGGENMALKDESPRGSSSSSSEADDEEADGDSNGEPPGPQGALPPGKRNSTKQQLHTDSPPPSYPHPQVQNGAAQAQHACECHVCSQEAATLPPGRPHGAHQFFAEKTSHPALHLYPHIHGHPPLHSPLSHLPRPLLHPTLYSSPPLARGKTLLSAPTSNHSGGKHQVFTPPLQEHVLQNCLGGGGGGAGDWNASLHCPSLKFENIWDTNVMKNWNPAIFLQEPLPGDILGPTLPEVPLPSPGNEPSTPPETKEKKNTAKKKCLYNFQDAFMEANKAAMATSSATSPVSCAATTVQSSEVFHNVGKEDHRHLTPVAPRNSPTGLASLPPLPAPTLPPAPSAHLPGMGPQHYPKAGLLAPSFLEAHHQMACPSSVDSAPALAEGPASAPPSVCSDPDCEGHRCEGNGAYDHQPYDGEESQDEDSCSEHSSSTSTSTNQKEGKYCDCCYCEFFGHGGPPAAPTSRNYAEMREKLRLRLTKRKEEPAKKDEPPPERDGVEDHRKVEDLLQFINSADSKPASSSKAAKRARHKQKKMEEKARQEAEAREREEEQRQREAEEEALKQELLRLQELQQLRAAKKKRKEKARETQRPAPQNPQPLKESAQNVLENLRNGKTAPLLQSLLTALPNGHRVARPPSSPQAPPHGHRPAHPPSSPHAPPHSHRAAQSPSSPQAPPHGHRPAQPPASPQAAPHRATQPPASPQAPPHGEANGKPRAKQQPTARPTLDAPKRPAEPVAKPANGPQTEPKPGPRPSEDPAPERRELPNNVREERTAPPKPERETTPPPETPQHNGRPATAESPQPKGKARKNKKKKGEKSSNSIDDVFLPKDIDLDSVEMDETEREVEYFKRFCLDSARQTRQRLSINWSNFSLKKATFAAH from the exons ATGAGCCCAACCGACGCTAAACGAGGAGCTAAGCGCAGGAAGAACAAGCGGGGCGGTGGCAGTAGCTGCAGTAGCACAGTCAGCAGCAGTAGTGGAAAGGCCGGCGCTCTAGCCACGGCCCGAAGTTCCCAAGCTGCGGGAACACCCGCCTCTGTCATGGGCTTGTTGTCAGCAGGAAGTACTGGAAACGGCAATCCGGGAGGCATCATGGGCCTGAACGGAGAG TTTACCCCCTGGCTTGGTGGAgtcctctctcttcctggagGAGACGACAGGAAGGGGACCTTGTTCTCACCCACGCGGGGCCTTTCTGAAGCCCAGCCCTCGTTCCCCGCTTCGGAACAG GTTACAGTAAATGGCACACAGTTTTCAGAGGGCCCAGTGAATTCTGACTTCTCAGGAGTCATGCAG AGCCCGTTCACCTTCGGGCTGGGCCAGAGGGCGCCGTACTCCTCCGGCGATCGCTGCCTGCTGTGCCGCGGCGAACGCAAGGACGCCTCGCTCCTGGACGCGGGGGTCCTGGGCTCCAACGGGGCCTCCCTCTCGCCCCCCGCCAAAGCCAACAGTGTGCTCCAGCTGCCCCTGTGGGTGTGTCCCGACTGCCGGCGAACCGTGGAGAAGGAGGAGCGGCACGCCGCCCTGGAGCAGTCGCTGGGG AATCAGGACTTCCTGTTGCACATGCCCGTGGCGCAGGAGCCCGGCGGCATGCAGGCGCTCCCGCCGCCCGACCCCAGCGTGGCCCCGCCTGCCGACACGCCCTGCAGCTGCGAGGCCTGCAGCGAGCGGAG GGACATTTCGGCCGAGTCAGAGAGGGAGTCTCAGCAGCTGCAGAACTACTGGTCGGAGGTGCGCTACCTGGTCCGCTGCATTTACCGACAGACGGGCACGCCTCTGGCCGACGACCACGACCAGCCCCTGGAGCGGGACAAGGAGGGCATGAGGGAGCTGGTTGACAG GCTGTGTGAGAAGGACCCGTACCAGCTGTACCAGCGGCTGGAGCAGCAGGCGCGGGAGTACGTGCTGGAGATGAAGGTTCGGCTGCTGAAGCACCTGTCGGCGGGGTCCAAGGGGGCGTCGGCCGTGCAGGGCCCTCCCCAGGCGCACCAGTTCATCTCCTTGCTGCTGGAGGAGTACAGCGCCCTCTGCCAGGCGGCCCGCACCATCAGCACCTTCCTCCTCACGCTG GAGAGGGAACACCTCCACAAGTTCCAGGTGACCTGGGAGCTGCACAACAAGCACCTGTTTGAAAACCTGGTCTTCTCAGAGCCCATCCTGCACAACAGCCTTCCTGCTCTGGTCTCGCAGCTACG GCACGGGACCGCCTCCCACGACTCGTACAGCGAGGACATGTACCGGGCCCTGCTGGAGAGGTACCACCAGCTGGACCAGGAGATGAACGTGGTCGCGGTCGAGTGGCTGGAGTGCGAGAAGCGCATCGACGACTACGTCGACGAACAG CTGCTTTTTAAGGTTGAAGGACAGAACCATACCAACCAAAGGACAGAACCTCACAAGTCATTAATTAGCAAAAAT ATGTCATTAAAAACGAAGCAGAGGCTGTTGAAAGAAGACTGGGAATTCTTTAAACAGAGAAGATTTATCGAAGAACAG CTAACAAACAGTAAAAAGTCCCTGACAGCTGACAGTAACTTCACAGACACTATGAGACAGATGCTGTCATCTCGGCTCAGCATACCGGACTGCCCAAACTGTAATTACCGAAGACG GTGCACATGTGATGACTGCAGCCTGTCGCACATCCTGACCTGCGGGATCATGGACTCGCCCATCGCCGACGACGACCTCCACGTCAAGCTGCCCCTGCAGCCAGAGCCGCACCCCCCCAGCATATCCTCTGCCAGCTCCGCCTCTGGCTCCGCCTCCGGCTCCAGTTCACCGGTCATCACTGTCCAGCAGCACCACCCAAACCTCCTCCTCGCGGACagctgccccgcccctgcctt CGACGACGACGACGAAGTGCCTCAGCTGTCCGCCAAGTTCGCCGACATCTACCCGCTGAGCGGCTACGAGGACGCGGAGGTGGCGGCCGGCATGAACGGGATCCACGGCGACCTGAACGGCGGCGGGGAGAACATGGCGCTGAAGGACGAG TCCCCCagggggagcagcagcagctcctctgAGGCGGACGATGAGGAGGCAGATGGGGACAGCAACGGGGAGCCTCCGGgcccacagggggcgctgccgCCGGGGAAGAGGAACTCCACCAAGCAGCAACTGCACACCGACAGCCCTCCCCCATCGTACCCCCACCCGCAAGTGCAGAACGGG GCGGCACAGGCACAGCACGCGTGCGAGTGTCACGTGTGCAGCCAGGAGGCGGCGACCCTGCCCCCCGGCAGGCCCCACGGGGCCCACCAGTTCTTCGCCGAGAAGACGTCCCACCCCGCCCTGCACCTCTACCCCCACATCCACGGCCACCCGCCCCTGCACAGCCCCCTGTCTCACCTCCCCCGGCCCCTGCTGCACCCCACCCTGTACTCCAGCCCCCCCCTCGCGCGCGGAAAG ACTCTCCTGTCAGCTCCCACGTCCAATCACAGCGGCGGGAAGCACCAGGTGTTCACCCCGCCCCTGCAGGAGCACGTCCTTCAGAACTGCCTGGGcggcggtgggggcggggccggggactGGAACGCCTCACTGCACTGCCCCTCGCTCAAGTTCGAGAACATCTGGGACACCAACGTGATGAAGAACTGGAACCCCGCCATCTTCTTACAGGAGCCGCTTCCag GTGACATCCTGGGTCCCACTCTTCCAGAGGTCCCTTTGCCGTCGCCCGGCAACGAGCCCAGCACGCCCCCGGAGACCAAGGAGAAGAAGAACACGGCCAAGAAAAAGTGTCTGTACAACTTCCAGGATGCCTTCATGGAAGCCAACAAAGCGGCCATGGCCACGTCGTCGGCAACCTCGCCCGTGTCCTGCGCGGCAACCACTGTCCAGTCAA GTGAAGTCTTTCATAATGTAGGTAAAGAGGACCACAGACACCTGACCCCCGTCGCCCCGCGGAACAGCCCCACGGGTCtggcctccctgccccccctccccgccccaacgctgcccccggccccctccGCACACCTCCCCGGCATGGGGCCCCAGCACTACCCGAAGGCGGGCCTGCTGGCCCCCAGCTTTCTGGAGGCCCACCACCAGATGGCATGCCCCTCCTCCGTCGACTCGGCCCCCGCCCTGGCCGAGGGCccggccagcgccccccccaGCGTGTGCAG CGACCCCGACTGCGAGGGCCACCGGTGCGAGGGGAACGGGGCCTACGACCACCAGCCCTACGACGGGGAGGAGAGCCAGGACGAGGACAGCTGCTCCGAGCACAgctccagcacctccacctccaccaatcagaagGAAGGAAAGTACTGCGACTGCTGCTACTGCGAGTTCTTCGGCCACGGCGGG cccccggCCGCCCCCACCAGCAGGAACTACGCGGAGATGCGGGAGAAGCTGCGCCTGCGGCTGACCAAGCGCAAGGAGGAGCCGGCCAAGAAGGACGAGCCTCCGCCCGAGCGCGACGGCGTGGAGGACCACCGCAAGGTGGAGGACCTGCTGCAGTTCATCAACAGCGCCGACAGCAAGCCCGCCAGCAGCTCCAAAGCAGCCAAGCGCGCCCGGCACAAACAGAAGAAG ATGGAGGAGAAAGCCCGGCAGGAGGCGGAGGcgcgggagagggaggaggagcagaggcagagggaggcggaggaggaggcgctgAAGCAGGAGCTGCTCCGGCTCCAGGAGCTCCAGCAGCTCAGGGCAGccaagaagaagaggaaggagaaggccagggagacacagagaccgGCCCCCCAGAACCCCCAGCCCCTGAAGGAGTCGGCGCAGAACGTTCTGGAAAACCTGCGGAACGGCAAGACTGCACCGCTGCTGCAGAGCCTCCTCACCGCCCTGCCCAACGGCCACAGGGTCGCCcggcccccctcctccccacaggCTCCGCCCCACGGCCACAggcccgcccaccccccctcctccccgcacGCCCCGCCCCACAGCCACCGAGCCGCTcagtccccctcctccccgcaggccccgccccacgGCCACAGGCCCGCCcagccccccgcctccccacagGCTGCACCGCACAGGGCCACCCAGCCCCCTGCCTccccacaggccccgccccacgGAGAGGCCAACGGCAAGCCCAGGGCCAAGCAGCAGCCGACGGCCAGGCCCACCCTCGACGCGCCCAAGCGGCCCGCAGAGCCGGTCGCGAAGCCCGCCAACGGCCCGCAAACAGAGCCCAAGCCCGGGCCCCGCCCGAGCGAGGACCCCGCCCCCGAGCGCCGCGAGCTGCCCAATAACGTCAGAGAAGAGAGGACGGCCCCGCCCAAACCCGAGCGAGAGACCACGCCCCCGCCAGAGACGCCGCAGCACAACGGCAGACCCGCCACCGCCGAGTCACCCCAGCCCAAAGGAAAGGCCcggaagaacaagaagaagaagggagagaaaagcAGCAACTCCATCG ATGACGTGTTTCTGCCCAAAGACATCGATCTTGACAGTGTGGAAATGGACGAGACGGAGCGGGAGGTGGAGTACTTCAAAAG GTTTTGCTTGGATTCTGCCAGACAGACGAGACAACGGCTGTCAATCAACTGGTCCAACTTCAGCCTGAAGAAAGCCACGTTCGCCGCCCACTGa
- the tnip2 gene encoding TNFAIP3-interacting protein 2 isoform X1, with translation MENIKAENDALISSYRLNTLCHGTGQEIDSLSHQICLTDSTIADLEARLGKYEGTCKKVETEEPVILGHSKRSLESLCNEARNLKQILPDRPTETHAAQQSKTNKFEIDRLQQHAWETEWEISGIAGRQQLQREFRRGTHGGQWTSKDEQDRFYSSLEENQLRAQLAATIAVCQELLMRLERNGSPDKGTHDLQFQEFTDSSKAANLNTVVCKLKEENRELKQRIAYVENLNSKWQKYDLSREEYVKGLCKRLKESNPLADLGAGLGAGAGPVLVRSTLLQQEIVRLNRLLDEKMNDCTKLSRELEDSRKQDQERIQTLEQQVLIYTDDFKSERADRERAQSRVQDLQEEVLRLQQKLCKKQQERRDPPAACCVHIGHRMSAHVQADGAEPRVQPGPQRSSRQPATVRTDRQALTDLQCPRCFASYDEEHTAEFLKHWDMCANL, from the exons ATGGAAAATATAAAGGCGGAAAACGATGCATTGATTAGTAGCTACAGGTTAAACACTTTATGTCACGGGACAGGACAGGAAATTGACTCGCTGAGCCATCAGATATGCTTGACAGACAGTACAATTGCAGATCTTGAAGCGAGATTGGGAAAATACGAGGGCACATGTAAGAAGGTGGAAACAGAGGAACCTGTGATATTAGGACATTCTAAACGTTCGTTGGAGAGTTTGTGCAATGAAGCACGTAATCTGAAGCAAATACTGCCAGATAGGCCTACAGAGACGCACGCTGCCCAGCAATCGAAGACGAACAAATTC GAGATCGACCGTCTACAGCAACACGCTTGGGAAACCGAGTGGGAGATATCAGGAATCGCGGGCAGGCAGCAGCTCCAGAGGGAGTTTAGAAGGGGGACGCACGGGGGCCAGTGGACGTCCAAGGACGAGCAGGACCGGTTCTACAGCTCTCTGGAGGAGAACCAGCTGAGGGCCCAACTTGCTGCCACGATCGCAGTGTGTCAAGAGCTGTTGATGAGGCTGGAGAGGAATGGGTCACCGGATAAAGGAACACATGACCTGCAGTTTCAAGAG tttactgATTCTTCAAAAGCTGCTAATCTCAACACCGTAGTCTGCAAACTGAAGGAGGAAAACAGAGAGCTGAAGCAGAGAATAGCATAT gTAGAGAACCTGAATTCGAAATGGCAGAAGTATGACCTGAGCAGAGAAGAGTACGTGAAAGGACTGTGCAAGAGGCTGAAGGAGTCCAACCCCTTGGCCGAtctgggggcggggttaggggcaggggcggggccagtacTGGTCAGAAGCACGCTGCTGCAACAGGAGATCGTAAGACTGAACCGCCTCCTGGATGAAAAGATGAACGACTGCACTAAGCTCAGCAGGGAGCTGGAGGACTCCAGGAAACAGGACCAGGAAAGAATCCAGACTCTGGAGCAGCAG GTACTCATCTATACGGATGACTTTAAGTCTGAGCGTGCTGATCGGGAGAGGGCACAAAGCAGAGTCCAggacctgcaggaggaggtgttGCGCCTCCAGCAGAAACTCTGTAAAAAACAG CAGGAGCGGAGGGATCCACCGGCGGCGTGCTGCGTGCACATCGGACACAGAATGTCCGCACACGTGCAGGCGGACGGCGCCGAGCCACGGGTCCAGCCGGGGCCGCAGAGGTCGAGCCGACAGCCGGCTACGGTTCGGACCGATCGGCAAGCCTTAACGGACCTACAGTGCCCGCGATGTTTCGCTTCCTATGACGAGGAGCACACGGCGGAGTTCCTGAAGCACTGGGACATGTGTGCCAATTtatga
- the tnip2 gene encoding TNFAIP3-interacting protein 2 isoform X2, translating into MENIKAENDALISSYRLNTLCHGTGQEIDSLSHQICLTDSTIADLEARLGKYEGTCKKVETEEPVILGHSKRSLESLCNEARNLKQILPDRPTETHAAQQSKTNKFEIDRLQQHAWETEWEISGIAGRQQLQREFRRGTHGGQWTSKDEQDRFYSSLEENQLRAQLAATIAVCQELLMRLERNGSPDKGTHDLQFQEFTDSSKAANLNTVVCKLKEENRELKQRIAYVENLNSKWQKYDLSREEYVKGLCKRLKESNPLADLGAGLGAGAGPVLVRSTLLQQEIVRLNRLLDEKMNDCTKLSRELEDSRKQDQERIQTLEQQVLIYTDDFKSERADRERAQSRVQDLQEEVLRLQQKLCKKQERRDPPAACCVHIGHRMSAHVQADGAEPRVQPGPQRSSRQPATVRTDRQALTDLQCPRCFASYDEEHTAEFLKHWDMCANL; encoded by the exons ATGGAAAATATAAAGGCGGAAAACGATGCATTGATTAGTAGCTACAGGTTAAACACTTTATGTCACGGGACAGGACAGGAAATTGACTCGCTGAGCCATCAGATATGCTTGACAGACAGTACAATTGCAGATCTTGAAGCGAGATTGGGAAAATACGAGGGCACATGTAAGAAGGTGGAAACAGAGGAACCTGTGATATTAGGACATTCTAAACGTTCGTTGGAGAGTTTGTGCAATGAAGCACGTAATCTGAAGCAAATACTGCCAGATAGGCCTACAGAGACGCACGCTGCCCAGCAATCGAAGACGAACAAATTC GAGATCGACCGTCTACAGCAACACGCTTGGGAAACCGAGTGGGAGATATCAGGAATCGCGGGCAGGCAGCAGCTCCAGAGGGAGTTTAGAAGGGGGACGCACGGGGGCCAGTGGACGTCCAAGGACGAGCAGGACCGGTTCTACAGCTCTCTGGAGGAGAACCAGCTGAGGGCCCAACTTGCTGCCACGATCGCAGTGTGTCAAGAGCTGTTGATGAGGCTGGAGAGGAATGGGTCACCGGATAAAGGAACACATGACCTGCAGTTTCAAGAG tttactgATTCTTCAAAAGCTGCTAATCTCAACACCGTAGTCTGCAAACTGAAGGAGGAAAACAGAGAGCTGAAGCAGAGAATAGCATAT gTAGAGAACCTGAATTCGAAATGGCAGAAGTATGACCTGAGCAGAGAAGAGTACGTGAAAGGACTGTGCAAGAGGCTGAAGGAGTCCAACCCCTTGGCCGAtctgggggcggggttaggggcaggggcggggccagtacTGGTCAGAAGCACGCTGCTGCAACAGGAGATCGTAAGACTGAACCGCCTCCTGGATGAAAAGATGAACGACTGCACTAAGCTCAGCAGGGAGCTGGAGGACTCCAGGAAACAGGACCAGGAAAGAATCCAGACTCTGGAGCAGCAG GTACTCATCTATACGGATGACTTTAAGTCTGAGCGTGCTGATCGGGAGAGGGCACAAAGCAGAGTCCAggacctgcaggaggaggtgttGCGCCTCCAGCAGAAACTCTGTAAAAAACAG GAGCGGAGGGATCCACCGGCGGCGTGCTGCGTGCACATCGGACACAGAATGTCCGCACACGTGCAGGCGGACGGCGCCGAGCCACGGGTCCAGCCGGGGCCGCAGAGGTCGAGCCGACAGCCGGCTACGGTTCGGACCGATCGGCAAGCCTTAACGGACCTACAGTGCCCGCGATGTTTCGCTTCCTATGACGAGGAGCACACGGCGGAGTTCCTGAAGCACTGGGACATGTGTGCCAATTtatga